The Streptomyces sp. DG1A-41 genomic sequence GACCACCGCCACATTCGGCGCCTGACACAGCTGAAGCAACGGCGAACAGCTGAGGCAGCCGAGCAGCAATGCGATGAACCCCGCCGGGCCACAGGGCTGATGTGGCCCGGCGGGCTCTTGTTCAGGACTCACGGAGGAGCCGGTGAACCGTACCCGCAAGTTAGCAGCAGCTCTCTTCAGACCACTGCCCGTCTCGCGCGAACGGGCCGTCGGCATTTCCGAACGGCTGTCCGCCCTCACCTCCCTACAGGCGTCACTCGAATATCTGCGCCTGCGGCACGAGATGAAGCCCGGTGGCCTGCACGACTGGGACGTCATGCGAGAGGCGCACCGCGCCGGTACACCCGCCACCCGCAAGCTCCTTGACGCCGTTGCCCGTCCGCGCGTAACCACCGCCGTTCATGTGTCGAGGACAGTGGTGTCCGCCGCCATGCTGCTGCCGGGCACCTCCCGGTGGCGGGGCGCGGGAAGCGCCTTTCTCGCCGTCTCCGGAGCCGCCGTCTACGCCCGCCACCGCTACGGCACCGACGGCTCCGATCAGGTCTCCGTGCTCGTCCAGGGCGGCAACGCCCTGGCCAGGCTGTCCCGTTCACCCGCCGTGCAAGACGCGGTGATCTGGCACACCGCCCTCCAGTCCAACCTGTCTTACGCCGTGTCCGGCTGGTTCAAGCTGGTCGGCTCCTCCTGGCGCGACGGCACCGCCCTGCGCAACATCATGCGCACCCGGACGTACGGTCACGAACCTGCCTTCACTCTCGCCGACCGGTACCCCAGGGCGGCCAAGGCCATGGTCCACTCCGTACTAATTCTTGAGTGCGGCTTCCCTCTCCTCTACGCCTTCCGCGGCCGGCTCGTCGCGCCCGTGCTCGCCTCCGCCGTCGCCTTCCACGGCGCGAACGGATTCCTGCTCGGCCTGGGCCGGTTCCTGTCGGCGTTCACCTCGATGCACCCGTACGTGGCGTACACCTCCACGCCCAGGGACCACCCGGCTGTCGCCGGGCGGGACGACCGTACGGTGCCCGCCGCCCTCATCGCCCTCGGCGCGGCCGCCGCCGGAGCCGGTGTCGCCGCGGTGCAGCGGCGCGCCCGGGTGCTCGAAGGGCCGCCCGGCACCGAGCGCATCACCACAGCGCCCGGTAACACCCTCGCGTACCAGCTGCACGAGGGTGAAGCGGGCGAGCCGGTGGTGGTTCTTGTCTACGGACTTGCCTCCATGCCGGAGCAATTCGCCTGGATCTCCGCCACACTCCGCGACGAGAGCCGGCTGGGGATCATGACATACGACCGGGCCGGCGACGGCGCGAGCCGGCGCGGACCGGATGCCGCCGAGGACCTGGACACGCTCGCCGCGGATCTCGCGGAGCTGGCCAGGCGTGCGGTGCCCGCCGACCGGAAGGTGATCCTCGCCGGGCACTCGCTCGGCGGCGACCTGGCACGCCGCGCGGCCCGGCTGCTCGGGGACCGGCTCGCCGGGGTCGTCTACCTGGACGCCGCGCACCCGGGCGAACTACAGCGGTCCAAACGGCAGCGGGACGCGGCCGGGCGTTTCCACGAGCTCCTCGCGGTGATGGACTGGTCGAACCGGGTCGGCGCGGGAGCGGTCATGACCCGCCCGCCGTGGCTGGAGTCCCTGCCGTTCACGGCGCGCAGGCGCGCGATGTGGCAGTACGCGGACGCCGGCATGTGGTGCGCCGCCCGGCGGGAGTGGTCCGCGGTCAAGGCCGACTACGACCGCTTCGGCGGCGAACTGCCCCCGGTGAACTGCCCGGCACTGGTCGTCTCGGCGCAGCAGACGGTGGACTCGGATCCCGAACAGCTCCTCATGCACCACGAGATCGCGCAGGCCCACCGGGCGACGGGCGCGCAGGCGCAGACGTTGGTCATCGAGGGGTCCCATCACGATTCACTCATGACAAACGGCACTTACGCGACGCGGGTCGCCCGGCACATCCTGGCTTTCGTGAACGACGCCGCCGCACGTCCGGCGGCGGAGACCGACCACCGGAAGGAGGCCCGTTCGTGAAGACACTCAACTTCCTTGGCGGAGCAGCACGCTCGGCCTTCACCGGGCCCGGTGCCTGGACCAGGGTCGCCGCCGCGGCAGCGGTCGTGGCGACGGTGGCGACCCAGCATTACCACATCACCGTCTACAACCGGGTGCAGTCCAAGGACCAACTCTCGCTCATCCCCAACTGGCGATTCTTCGCGCCGGAGCCCGGCGTCCACGACTACGCCTTCATCTACCGCACCACCGACGTCGACGGAGTGCGGTCGCGGTGGCAGGGCGTGGATCTGATCACGGGCCGGAAGATGCGGCAGCTGGTGTGGTTCCCCACCCGGCGCCCGGAGAAAGCCGTGTTCGACCTGGCGACGGAGCTGCTGCACGTCATCGACAAGGACTTCGCGGTCATCACGAGGATGCCCGCCTACCGGCTGCTCGAGCGCTACCTGGTGTCCCGGATCCGCGCCGCCGACCCGGAAAGTCGCGTGGTGGGTCATCAGATCGCGATGGTCAAGTCCACCGGCTACGACAACGGCCACGAACCGCAGATGGTGCTGCTGTCGCCGTACACCCCGCTGGACCGAGTACTGGAGCAATTTTGATGAAGCAAGCCCTCGGCGTCCTTGCCGCGTTCGCGTTCGCCGGCCTGATGATCCTGCTGACCTATCTGGAGATCCTCTCGCTGTGGGCCGCCATGGGCATCGCGGCCGTCGTGTGGGTGGCGATCCTGGTCTTCGCCCCGAAGAAGAGCGAGCACCGATGACGGGGCGGGGAGCGGGGCCTCGGCCAGGCCCCATGGACGACATCGGCTACGGGCTACAGTTCGACGGCTGGTACGACCGGCTGTTCCCCGATGCGGAGGCGGCCCGCCGGACAGCGAAGAACCTCGCCGCCCGCCACCCGGACCCCGCCCTGGGCAGCTGCGAATTCGGAGTGGGCACCGGTCGTATCGCCATCCCGCTGTCCCACCAGGTGGGCGAGGTGGTCGGCGTGGACTCCTCCCCTCAGATGCTCGCCGCACTCGGCCGGGCCGTACGCGAGCAGCGCGAACCGACCGCGGCCGTCACCGCAGTCCACGCGGACATCCGCAGCTTCCGCAGCGAACGGCGCTTCGGCCTGGTGTACGCGGTCTGCGCGACGCTGAACCAGCTGCTGTCCCGCGAGGACCAGCAGGAGGTGGTCCGGCGCGCCGCCGAACTGCTCGTCCCCGGTGGCCTCCTGGTACTCGAAGGCCACAACCACCCGTGGGTGGAAGCCCTGCACGAAGGGCGGGCGCGTACCACCTTGTTCACCCCGTACCCCGAACCGGGCACAGGGCTGCAGACTCACTCCACGTTCGACGCCGGCAGGGGCCTGTGGCAGTGCTCGCACATCTGGTACGAGAAGGACGGCACGACCCGGGTCGGCACCGAGTACTCGCTGCTGCTCACCCCGTCCCGTACCGACGCCTATGCGCGGGCAGCCGGGCTGCGCCCTGCCGCCGAGGGCGCCTTGCACGGGGACTGGGAGCACGGCGAGTACACCGAGGCGTCTCCCACGTTCGTCGCCGTCTACGAGAAGCCCGCCCCCTGACCGACGCCCGGCCGCCACGGCATTCCCCCGTCCGTGGCGACCGGGCGTCCCCGCTCCATCCGCCCCCGTCCGCTCGAGAGCGAGGAGTTGAGTGATGAGCGTCGATGCTGTCGTCGTCGGCTCGGGACCCAACGGGCTCGCCGCCGCCGTCACCCTCGCCCGCGCGGGCCTTGCGGTCGAGGTCTTCGAGGCCCACGACACCATCGGCGGGGGCCTGCGCACCGAAGCCCTCTTCGACAGCGACGTCGTCCACGACATCTGCTCCGCGGTGCACCCGATGGCCGTCGCCGCCCCGTTCTTCCGCGAGTTCGACCTGCCCGCGCGCGGCGTCGAACTCCGCCGTTCCGACGCCGCGTACGCCCATCCCCTTCCGGACGGCCCGGCGGCTGTCGCGTACCGCGACCTGGCCCGCACCTGCGAACGTCTTGGCCGGGACGGGCCGCGCTGGCGCCGACTGATGGAGCCACTGACGGCGCACAGCGAGGACTTCGTCCGGCTGATTCTCCAGGGGCCCACCGCGCTGGGCCGGGTCGGCCCGCGGGTGCTGCTCGCCCTCGGCACCCGCGTCCTCGCGCACGGAACGCCCCGGGCGCCCGGCCAGTTCACCGACGAACCCGCCCGCGCCCTGCTCACCGGCGTCGCCGCGCACGCCATCGGCCCGCTGCCCAGCATCGCCTCGGGCACAGTGGCCATGCTGCTCGGGCATCTCGCGCACACCAGCGGGTGGCCGCTGCCCCGTGGCGGCAGCGCGCGCATCGCCCAGGCCCTGGCCGACGACCTCATCGCCCACGGCGGCACCCTCTACACCGGCATCCGCGTGGATGACCTGCGGGACCTGCCACCCGCCCGGATCGTCCTGCTCGACATCAGCCCGAAGGAGGTCATCCGTATCGCCGGGCACGCCCTGCCCGCCGGGTACGCCCGACGGCTGCGCCGCTTCCGGTACGGCCCCGGCGCCGCGAAGGCGGACTTCCTGCTGAGCGAGCCCGTCCCGTGGGCCGACCCGGACACCGCGGCCGCCGCCACGGTCCATCTCGGCGGCACCCAGCAGGAGATGTTCCACCAGGAGACCCGCACCGCCCGCGGGAGCGCCACTGGCGAGCCGTTCGTCCTCCTCGTCGACCCGACCGTGGCCGACCCCACACGCGCCCGCCCCGGCAAGCGGCCCCTCTGGGCCTACGCCCATGTACCCAACGGCAGCACCGAGGATCCGCTGCCTCTCATCCGTGCCCGCATCGAGCGCTACGCCCCGGGTTTCACCGACACGGTCGTCGCCGAGCGGGCCACCAGCGCGGCGGCGATGGAGCAGTACAACCCCAACTACGTCGGCGGGGACATCGGCGCCGGCGCGATGACGCTCGGCCAGTCCCTCTTCCGCCCCACGATCCAGCGCGACCCGTACCGCACCCCCCTGCCCGGCGTGTACCTGTGCTCGGCCTCCACCCCGCCGGGGCCCAGTGTGCACGGTATGTCCGGATACCTCGCGGCGCGCTCAGCGCTGCGCCGTGAGGCCGGCGTCCGCGAGTTCCCGGCGCTCGCCCCGTAGGGAAGGGCGAAGGGCCGACCCGTTTTCGGGTCTGTACGCTCACCGGCTCTGTCCCGTAATCGGTGGTAGCGAAGGGTGACGGCCGTCGCTGGCATGGTGTGCGCGATGTCAATGAGCTTGTGCGGGTGGCGATTTCGGGCCTGTCGGCCCCCGTCGTCGAGGGCGTGACGGACGAGGGTGAGGGGGCGCCGACGGAACTCGCTGATCAGGCCCTGCGCCCAAGAAGAGGAGATCATTTTCCGCGCTGCACCCCCACGTTTCCCACACTCCTGATCAGCAGCACGCAAGACGCCCAGCCACATCAGCAAGCTCCGACTCCGTCCCTACGGGCCGCGCGGCACCAGACCAGGGCGGGCACAGCATCCAGGGCACCGTGTCTTCCTCAAGGGCGGCGAGGAAGTGAAGCGGGAGCCATTCCGCACGCCCTGCACGCCCTTTACGCCCTGTACGCCGCGCAACGAGATCGCGTGCGAGTGACAACGGCCAGCCATCAGAGAGGTCAGGCCCGGCCATCCGTTTCCGGATACCGGGCCTGTTCTCGTACATGACTCTCAGCGCTGGCCCGCGACATCTGCCAGCAGTGTTCGGACCTCCGCCATCGCCGCCAGGGGCACGGGGTCGGGGCCGCTCACGGCGAGGAGCAGGTCCGCAAGCAACGCGGCGAGCCGACATCCGTTCTCCCGTACGAAGGCTTCCGCGCCCTCCGTGAAGTCCCCGCGGATGTGCAGTGCGGTGAGTTCCCCGTCCCCCGCCGACGCGTTGACCAGGAGGCCGGCGATCCGGCGTTCCAGCGCGGTCGGAGTCCACTGGCCGGAGGCCAGATCCTGGCCGAGGTCGTGCACCCGTTCGCTCAGAAGACTGCCGTCCGGCACGGTGCTCCACGCGATCATGCGGAGACCGCGCTCGCGGCCTTTCGGCCGGTGCCGAGCCTGAGGAGTAGCGAAGTCGCGGTCAGCGCCACACCAAACCACACGACGCTGGTGACACCCATATTGTCGGCGAACAGTCCGCCCAGAAGCGCTCCGAGCGCGATGGACGTGTTGTAGGCCATGGTATTGAGCGACATCGCGGCTTCGAAGGTCTCGGGCGCGGCAGCGAGAGTCATGTTGACCTGGCTAAGGGGTCCTTTCAGAATGCTGGGTTCTCGCGGGCGAGGGTCATGCAGTGGGCGAGCTGGAGGAACGAACGCGTCGTGCATGTCGTCCCGCGTTTCCCAGCGGGTCCGTAAGCGGCGTGGGCCGTGGAGCCAGGCGATGGCGGACTCGGCAACCCACCGCACCCGGCCCAGGCCCGAGCCGTGCGGTTCTCCGCGCCGGGCGATCTTCGGGACGATGCCGCGCTCGCGCAGACGACGGCGGTAGATGTCGTGGTCGTAGCCACGGTCGGCATACAACGCCCGGGGCTTGCGCCGAGGCCGGCCCCGCTTGCCCCGCACCGGCGGCACGCTGTCGACCAGCGGCAGGAGCTGCGTGACGTCGTTGCGGTGCCCGCCCGTCAACGACACCCGCAGCGAAATACCGTGCGCCTCGGTCAGCACGTGGTGCTTCGAGCCCGGCCGCGCGCGGTCAACCGGACTCGGACCCACTTTTGCGCTGCTTCACCCCCGCTTGGCCTGCACGTGCGAGGCATCGACGGTGACGCGGGAGAAGTCCAGGCGGTCCGCCGCCCGCAACCGGTCCAGCAGCACCCGCTGGAGTTCCTCCCACACCCCGGCCTCCTGCCATTCAGCCAATCGCCGCCAGCGGGTAGGCCCGGAACCGAACCCCAACTCCTGCGGCGGGTACTCCCACTGGATCCCGGTGTAGAGGACGAACAGCACACCCTGCAGCGTCCTGCGGTCATCGATCCGCTTGCGCCCCGGGTACCGGAACCGCCGCTCATGCCTCGGCAGCAGCGGCTCGATCACCGCCCACAGCTCGTCACTGATCTCCCACGGCTTCCGCCCGGAGGACACGGTCCTTGCCGCAGACCGGGCACGTTGCCTTCGCGGCCTGTTCCTGCATCCGGCGCCAGCGCCGGCAGCAGTGCTCACGGTCGAGATAGCCGACTGGTGCCCCGCAGGTGACGCAGTCGCGTTGCCTCTTGCCCACCGCTGTCTCCGCCGGTCACAGCGGCGGCATTGACCGGCCGCGTCCGGAGACGGCCTTGGGAAGTTCGGTGACGGGCCGGCGCGAAGCCACGGGCCGCTCGACGGGGGTGGTGTCGACTTCGATCAGGTCGTTCGGGGTGCACTCCAGCGCGGTGCACAACGCTGCCAGGGTGGTCATCTTCACCTGCGAGGGTTCCTTGGTGAACAGCGCGGACACCGAGGCGGAGGACAGCTCCAGGCCGGCCTCACACCTTGATGTTCTTTCCGGCCCGGCTGCCCATCAGGTCGGCCATCTCGCGCATGCTGACCGGACGGTCCCAGCCGATGTCGATGCGCTCACCGTCCTCGGCCTCGGCGTCGACCGCGGCCGCCAGGTACGCCGCGAGATCGGAGGTGTGGACGAAGGTCAGCGGGACGGTGGTCTTGCCCACCCACATCAGGCGGCCCTTGTCGATCGGGTGGCCCGCCATGGTCGCGATCTGGTCGACGAACGCTCCCGGGCGCAGTGCGACGAACGGGACGCCGAGCTGTTCGAGCTTGTCCTCGGCGATCTTCTTGTGCCAGAAGTGCGGGACATGAGTCGTCTGGTCGCTGGTGAGGATGCTGGTCAGGACGAACCGGCGGATGCCGGCGCGGTGGGCCGCCTCGGCGAGGTTGGCGTTGCCGCCGGTGTCGATGGCGTGCGCGTTCCTGCCGCCGCGGGTGTAGCCGGCGGCGGTGGTGATGACGGCATCGGCGCCGTCCATGGCGGCGACGAGCGAGTCGACGTCGAGCATGTCGCCGCGGGCGATCTCGACACCCCGGCTTTCGAGCCCGCTCGCGTCGGTGGCCGGCCGGACCAGGGCACGGACTATCTTGCCGCGCCCCAGCAGTTCGTCGACGACCTTGCCCCCGAGGGAGCCGGTCGCCCCGACGACGAGGA encodes the following:
- a CDS encoding alpha/beta fold hydrolase gives rise to the protein MNRTRKLAAALFRPLPVSRERAVGISERLSALTSLQASLEYLRLRHEMKPGGLHDWDVMREAHRAGTPATRKLLDAVARPRVTTAVHVSRTVVSAAMLLPGTSRWRGAGSAFLAVSGAAVYARHRYGTDGSDQVSVLVQGGNALARLSRSPAVQDAVIWHTALQSNLSYAVSGWFKLVGSSWRDGTALRNIMRTRTYGHEPAFTLADRYPRAAKAMVHSVLILECGFPLLYAFRGRLVAPVLASAVAFHGANGFLLGLGRFLSAFTSMHPYVAYTSTPRDHPAVAGRDDRTVPAALIALGAAAAGAGVAAVQRRARVLEGPPGTERITTAPGNTLAYQLHEGEAGEPVVVLVYGLASMPEQFAWISATLRDESRLGIMTYDRAGDGASRRGPDAAEDLDTLAADLAELARRAVPADRKVILAGHSLGGDLARRAARLLGDRLAGVVYLDAAHPGELQRSKRQRDAAGRFHELLAVMDWSNRVGAGAVMTRPPWLESLPFTARRRAMWQYADAGMWCAARREWSAVKADYDRFGGELPPVNCPALVVSAQQTVDSDPEQLLMHHEIAQAHRATGAQAQTLVIEGSHHDSLMTNGTYATRVARHILAFVNDAAARPAAETDHRKEARS
- a CDS encoding class I SAM-dependent methyltransferase, with the protein product MDDIGYGLQFDGWYDRLFPDAEAARRTAKNLAARHPDPALGSCEFGVGTGRIAIPLSHQVGEVVGVDSSPQMLAALGRAVREQREPTAAVTAVHADIRSFRSERRFGLVYAVCATLNQLLSREDQQEVVRRAAELLVPGGLLVLEGHNHPWVEALHEGRARTTLFTPYPEPGTGLQTHSTFDAGRGLWQCSHIWYEKDGTTRVGTEYSLLLTPSRTDAYARAAGLRPAAEGALHGDWEHGEYTEASPTFVAVYEKPAP
- a CDS encoding NAD(P)/FAD-dependent oxidoreductase — translated: MSVDAVVVGSGPNGLAAAVTLARAGLAVEVFEAHDTIGGGLRTEALFDSDVVHDICSAVHPMAVAAPFFREFDLPARGVELRRSDAAYAHPLPDGPAAVAYRDLARTCERLGRDGPRWRRLMEPLTAHSEDFVRLILQGPTALGRVGPRVLLALGTRVLAHGTPRAPGQFTDEPARALLTGVAAHAIGPLPSIASGTVAMLLGHLAHTSGWPLPRGGSARIAQALADDLIAHGGTLYTGIRVDDLRDLPPARIVLLDISPKEVIRIAGHALPAGYARRLRRFRYGPGAAKADFLLSEPVPWADPDTAAAATVHLGGTQQEMFHQETRTARGSATGEPFVLLVDPTVADPTRARPGKRPLWAYAHVPNGSTEDPLPLIRARIERYAPGFTDTVVAERATSAAAMEQYNPNYVGGDIGAGAMTLGQSLFRPTIQRDPYRTPLPGVYLCSASTPPGPSVHGMSGYLAARSALRREAGVREFPALAP
- a CDS encoding helix-turn-helix transcriptional regulator; this encodes MELSSASVSALFTKEPSQVKMTTLAALCTALECTPNDLIEVDTTPVERPVASRRPVTELPKAVSGRGRSMPPL
- a CDS encoding SDR family oxidoreductase, with the translated sequence MSTTRFTTLPVLVVGATGSLGGKVVDELLGRGKIVRALVRPATDASGLESRGVEIARGDMLDVDSLVAAMDGADAVITTAAGYTRGGRNAHAIDTGGNANLAEAAHRAGIRRFVLTSILTSDQTTHVPHFWHKKIAEDKLEQLGVPFVALRPGAFVDQIATMAGHPIDKGRLMWVGKTTVPLTFVHTSDLAAYLAAAVDAEAEDGERIDIGWDRPVSMREMADLMGSRAGKNIKV